Proteins encoded in a region of the Oscarella lobularis chromosome 17, ooOscLobu1.1, whole genome shotgun sequence genome:
- the LOC136197320 gene encoding uncharacterized protein, translated as MARRLKMSTREQRLIYVLAFSVVEKRMPLEAAAIVEYLRRRGVHGLLSTSNDSRKEHFSVFCSALRQNNPHVWETCLVRFTDLNDGELDSMCQGMARDPFSYAEDITPCSDVQSEVDMKGVSSRKSFFRLDDLPTDEIEVIHCQCLESKRTDGARVGGCKRKNLCVQEAGRSPRKVQKCVQLPKKRQFEADVSRAMLHSSSQSGKLDCKRLLWRILDNKKERKHLRNIAKAKSHLHLDSRE; from the exons ATGGCACGCAGATTGAAG atgtctACGAGAGAGCAGCGACTCATTTACGTGTTGGCCTTCAGTGTCGTGGAAAAGCGTATGCCTCTCGAAGCGGCAGCCATTGTTGAATACTTGCGACGGAGAGGCGTTCATGGG TTGCTTTCTACGAGCAATGATAGTCGAAAGGAGCACTTCTCCGTATTTTGCTCGGCTCTTCGTCAGAATAATCCTCACGTTTGGGAAACGTGCCTTGTGCGTTTCACAG ATCTGAACGACGGAGAGTTGGACTCTATGTGCCAAGGAATGGCACGTGATCCATTTAGTTACGCTGAAGACA TTACCCCCTGCAGTGATGTTCAATCAGAAGTTGATATGAAAGGCGTGTCTTCTCGCAAAA GCTTCTTTCGTTTGGATGATCTGCCAACTGACGAAATAGAAGTAATTCATTGTCAATGtttggaatcaaagaggACAGATGGAGCACGTGTTGGTG GGTGCAAACGGAAAAATCTGTGCGTTCAAGAGGCCGGCAGAAGTCCACGGAAGGTGCAAAAATGTGTTCAACTGCCTAAGAAAAGACAATTTGAAGCAGACGTTTCACGAGCTATGCTTCATTCTTCCTCGCAGTCAG GAAAACTGGATTGCAAACGTCTTCTTTGGAGAATATTGGACAAtaaaaaagagaggaaaCACTTGCGGAATATTGCCAAGGCTAAGAGTCATTTGCATTTAGACTCACGTGAGTGA